The genomic region agaaataatagtaaccaggttgattttcattaatacttcaatagcatttttaaaaaacgattaaagtattaaaaattgatcttgttaaagttgggagcaagcacatgggggtgcagataacacatagaataaaaaacggacgcttatccactcgcccacagggactcatactaaggtgttaaataactgattgtgcaacagccttttgttgaatcgggttagtaactcatttcaaaattttggacttcaggctatattttagcacatttcaacatttattgaagggtttcagccatcaaaAGCTTAGCcttaacacttcgtttgattcgccatactttatttcgtaataacaatctataaaatccaagtaaaagatgcattttcaaaaccctTAACGCTTCGCTTtttcactcaaaaactcatgttcgaaagatttaaaaaaaagtatgtcataatcatatcctctttagcggctgagtttcttaatatataaatctcttataaatttgccaaataaaattcaacacgggtaaacaattataacaaataacgtattttatgtattttatgtattgcaacatatttataaaaagataaagtcaattgaatcaaataaacattttcaatgtactttctttctcgcggaaagtggacatttcatcttGCTCCAACAAGTGTGtggtatggttgattctcttcgtgactgaaatcaacttttttaaacacatggTGCATTTCTAAACAGCCCCTTCAGATtatttgacgattgcatttccatgggagatcactgcgtaggataaacatacaagtgttgtttagccacactgtggtttcaatattgtcaggggcgtagctacccctctatttatgtggattcataaatgtgctggggggGGGGTTCAGGGGCATGCCCCcgcagaaaattttgaaaaccatggtgcaatctagtgcattctgggaTTTCCGATgcgcattatttagtactggaaaataaccagttttagattcatgtagtcaagttcgtatactgcaactttggttgatttttttcagaatcatgaggattcagccgcgtattcacgtataggcggctacacgcctgtatgatgtgcatatgaatgtataatttggtttaaatgatgcatccttaatgtaacacctccttgctgctacaccaatagaaactttatgggatgttaatagtaaaagaactagcactgacgttccatttttgtctgggtcatttaaataatagaaaacaaattacaagataaacaaatttgttttgacttctttaatgaattatataaaaacattgtacaaaaatatcatgacacttttaaacaataagtatggttgtcaattaaacacatgctagctttaaagattaaggcaaaccattggaattttacagcggtcttaaaaggtgtatttaaagctgcaatctcaccgattgatcgttttgactacctgtacccttttattgtttgtctataaatggactattttttgcagaaatgtctagacccaattttaagtgatataagactgctgaaaaaagataagattgcagtttatcatatttatgttaaaaaaaaaaatgttttatggctaaaagcattacgaacaatttaatgtaaattttcggcagttttaccaaacatttttgattggttctattgtgaattatctaatatgactgaattaaaggaatgataaccaaatcagcagattttgagacaattttgtgtctaaactgacaatctgtaagagtgcagctttaagtgttgatctaaagcttcatatacacattgttatattgtcattaactgtttaaaaggtctcatgtactaaataatataataattttcatacaatatctaaaattgattaaaataaataaagtataaagtatcattatacctatttcttactagtgccgtttctcatctgacaataccatccaaagccatcatttcaactatgaatttaactttcaacttttctattgcatatgcaataaaatactagtataccaaaaatacaagccatgaacaatatgattgttcaacttgcattatctttgaccttttgatatgaccattttccagttttgtctatttgtaagttgtgccctgaGGAATGAAGTAAGACTGTATGAAtcataaaaagcaataaaaacactaaaaatatgccccaccccctgtaatttctaatacagtagtaaaatcaagcaattaaacatttagagctgcactctcacagatataccgttttcacaacttttttttgtcttggaatgagaaattgtttgcgtaattatctgcaaacttatgataatgataaaagattgctgacaaaagatcagatcgcagatttcatatttccgttcgaaaattaatgttactaacggtttaagaaaagtgcataaaatatcaatgttttcttgataaacataccaataatttatatatatatatatatatatatagtatttatgcactgtgctgtttgtagagttgtgtgctgttccatgtttcttgtctgtgaatttgtgttctatgtctttggcgttgcccattgccactaaactgggtttatgtttaaactttttgcgactgagcatgtttctgtagctttttgcatatacccgtatattaaatagaaaaatctgcaatttaatttttcgcaaaaattggatggttccaatccaagacataaaatgagagaagttgtcaaaatgtccaaaatgtgagagtgcagctttaacgtttgaaagtaactctgtttgcctcatgcccctaaacaggatttaattatattatattcccagtgggcttgtccctgtatatttgattgtaaaattgcagtaatggatactggtctaattatcttctgacaatttttcacaaattttaaagaaacagaaaacacatattaagctcatataacgttgaacaatttaatctcattcattaggttgagaaaaattccctaaaaatattaattgtggaaacatatcttatttaaatacctACAggaaatggcaacatcatttaccctttagtatgaaaaatgcagtttcctgatatttgaatagtgGTTCTTTATTTcagcatctcaattcattcaacgtacacatagtatgtatcaagtttcaaaggaaaccaaatcattgtaacgattgttttcaaagcaaatagattcacactcttgataaacttcttttcctagtttcaacttttgagactttttgatgagcctgcaccttccccctcttatgcagtggcttcaagcaataaagctaccagctcaagttgcacagctggtgaacaagactgctgatagtcgacaaactgcacacttgatgccatgataaatcatgtccatcaacttccagaatgaagaaatgacgcagcacagaattgatttcaattggacctctctgtactttcatccctttgttgtagtcaaagactatttcttagtgtgcagtgcgggatcttgagaagctttctgctcctctgatgaagtaagtttagcagagtgtgaaactcctgtctactcatatgcctggacacctgtgatctatgtcttcttgtgtgtgcccaactATCACCTGAAAagaatttagaggaagttagtgcttgattacaagtcaatgtgacaaaaaaaaggtctttcatttatgccaccaagaactagtattcaaagtttcataactcgtatgttaactcaaagcaattgagcagaaactgtttggtaattaattttaagtcactgcttccacttatactatcTGTAATATTGAATgtgaaccgactgacccaaatgctattctaaatattttttatgtgcCGAACCTAaatcctattgacacaaaagtaatccaattgtatgtcttcacaaaacattctacaacaatatttgtcaatttaactcaaagattgataattgtttttttgtcagacaaacacagagatggccctatatcactcacctgatttgagaaaggattctaacttagttattgtttggacacttactggacacttttggtctgactttataatgcagctggtgaaaatataaaaagtccctttataatgggcttacaaaaacatgaaaaaaatgtatttgtttaaaaattactaagggccataactcttacaatatttaagtttgtattgagcagaaaaacctaaaatacaaccttaaaactatatttacaagtaaaacaaaaaaatctacagatatgtttttttgtatctggtttttgagagagaataatcagaagaaaacatcacacattcacaatcatattaaaaaatatttagtttttaaaaaaattatattctatttcaaaaacactgcaaaagacaagacatatacgtttcaatttcttgatttaatacattgatgattatcgATTCTTATGAagcgagatgggtcttacactctaaccactgcaacttgcatgttcttagttactcagttattacctttcttaaaattctcctcttgatctgagccacgccaaaatgatggaagatgcttttgttgtcttttccatcggaatgtatagcacctctgtgtttctgtttgtctcctgaaatagtaaaagtttattaataataataacaataataataatcagtgacttgtattgaaattattttcaccgattgtgccttgcacattggggaacaaagttgacttctaaggagaagatttttccatatagaaATATAGCAAAAAGtagctccgcaccctggagcaatgttttttatgaatcaatatccggtgaaaaaaattcatacagggtattgaaacattttttgcttcaactgaagacttttaacaaagataacttaactagctcttcatcatattaaataacaagagcaccgcggagtgggtgccaacgctcgtctgtaATTCCAAGTCGAAAAGGGggataactcaatattaattaaaggcaaaattatatgacctgctataaacatgcatagtGTTAATAGGAACACGTGTAgcaagtttaatgtgaaaatgttgaacggtttttgagttatgaggtaaggttaaagtttttggacgacgacgacgacgcagacgcagacgcagacgcagacgacgccgacgacgccaaggctatcacaataactcgactttttttcttcgaaaaacagacgagctaaaaattagcacagtctatgccgcacacggagccccacatttgatcttttaccaaagtttggttgagagtttagtttcacatcgacaagtctttacaggtctattaaagctgcactctcacagattgaacgttttgaaaaaggttatattttttatcttggaatgaaccaatgtatgcgaaaatgcatggaaaccagtgatataagactgctgacaaaaatgtctttgaattcccgtcaaacatatGTCCAAACCAAATTaattgttagtttaaacattatatatttaacaacagTTGTGAAAAAggagttatcattatataagattatattatctggcagtggttgaaaatgtaaagtgagaccagttttttacctgttattgaacaaactgttatgttggcaggactgtcctcctcagcaatgcaaagaacagcaatgactggctggcactctgtaaaatggcgattaaaacattttgtccaattaaaactgtcccattctaaacaatccatcagcaatatatataaatgagctgcgccatgtggaaatgtgtcttgggaagttgacatcattccatgatgtcataaagatgagcagaagacattacttactatgcagcaaaagttcttactttaacagtaaagatatcttttttgagaaaatttatcaaagtgagctcttttatgtcatgtttctaaagTACCGAaagtcttgtacacatctatgttacatatataaatcataaacaggaataaaatgaggagttgtgtacacactaattcctccttatgtactgtgtaactcaagaaaaacaatccataattctagtaaacctctagaattcccttacttttctcgctgtacaaaaatgaattgaggagttgcaaacaagcagggccataaaacttttgctatttaaactgtactgcaacagcaatttaaagacagtgatactcattgatggaataggcacttaagacagctacattttctgaaaaatggagatcagactaaatatttatagatttatttgaaataaagaacatgatacagtgtttgtgttaaacttgttacttatccctgatttaacacaatcattaccttcaaagtggtgataaaataaaaacaaatataccttattaaacactgtttactatcacatctgtacACCCCCTcccccttcttacatacttaagcggctcttaccaaagtaaagaatgaaaggtccacaaggccaattataaaccatgaaccatgagaatcctgtttactaatttgattttaaatcacccaaaaggctttctacactGTGtcacataatggttccttaatttaaatctagtctccaaaggtgtcacagttgtgatttcattgaaagacttgagatacgttatttaaaaaaatgacgaaaggaaagcttaaacgcagaagtctggCCGGGTATACaagcctggaaataaatacgcaaaagctcaccatgctgctaaggagtcttatataattcccggccccagttcagctggagatgttgattccacacggctgAAAACCGGCCCGGTGCACCCAAGCTTCACcatcggcagtatctgcaagaggagggtgtaaatctgggaaaacgcatttataatcaatttgcgaaagttcttatccgtcataagtagtgaacatgtatgtggcttatagaacatctgaaattaagtttaatgaaggagacaaagttcggtctgggatctaaacctggattttgatgctgaaattgtaagggccgatttcagaacatccactctcactcacactccaaccacattcccgtaagggacactcaaatgatcacttgagtggaatacggggagtgacactcaagtgactgttcgtattcacacgcctcgctaacactccacttcatcacagtatataattatacacgtatgtttacatgatcatatcggattatctgtttgactatggtgatgtttacattacacattgtaaacatatgtttatttgagatttgagtaccttattgttagttatggcaacaaacaaatgataataattgttattctgaaactgaaatttacattttaaaacaattagttaataaaaataaacgttttggattgtaaataactgttgcaaaatgcgtttaaatgcatgttttttgttgtcgttgttgttgctgttttaaatatgtagccgttttccattgtatcacataatttaaatatgtattcatatataatcttgCTTTTGTATTCTACATAAAGCGGTCTTAGcagttgaaaataatatatggaagttgaaaaaatagcagatggatagaattagcgaatgaatctGCTTCTTATGGGGAAATTACACCTCGGAGTGAAAAACAACTCAAGAAATGTAGGGGAAAatggatgaagatgacgataataataataataataataataataataataataataaaataataatgatgatgttgatgatgatagggtggtgttggtgttgatggtgctgctgctggtgctgctgctgctgctgatgatgatgatgatgaaaatgatgatgaaaatgataataataataattattataataataataataataataaaaaatataataatagtaataataatccagctgaatgtaggctggaaaatacatagCAATTCCCTGACCACGCTATGAAATGGCCTAGCGGCGccaagttagcggcctggcggcctagccgcctcatgtgactagcggcctaaaattgtttcctattccaatgcattttatatgcgttcttgtctaaaacaatgataaattaaatgttcctattcataaatcaacatcctttagcgaatatcagcattttcccCTTTTCCTGGGCTGCTGGATTGAGTTTTGGGgatttttaggccgctaggccaccaggccgccaAGTTCACTCCGCAAGGCCGCTCAAGCGTGATGTATTTTGCATAGgagaacaattattttagcattgttttagaagaaaactcatataaaaggctctgaagtagaaaacaatttaaggccgctatgttaatgtacgactaaaaacattgatttatcatatttcccaTATAAACCCGTGAACCTTGAAATAGAGAACAAATTTAGGCTGCTAgtccgccaacttcacgccgctaggccgctcacttcatgccgctaggctgctaacttcacgcccctagaccgctaacttcatgccgctaggctgCATACTTCGCATACATTTAGCTGCCTGTCTTTGCAGCCattgatgaattgcaaacatcaacattgctgGGGGTTCAAGATCAttgcgaaacaaaacaaatatatgataggcgcatccttttgaatttgttttgtttatagatggccacgttattaaatgaacatgtacttcaatggattatcccggtctcttaaatattgtctgggaatgagcatgtcccttatttgttccaaatatttgatatatttcatcttttctactTGCCACATACTTTTTTCActcacactcattcaattcgtattcacaaccaatcctcgagggcggttcaagtggcctagccgagcactcacaaatgtcccactcacccaaaacacttgagtctcactcacacctgtgaatacggatatacctttcactcaaaaatatctcgaccgttatgtgattacagaggattaactcattgagtgtgagtgagagtgattgttctgaattcggccctatgttttgttcaaatgaagtataaacttacagtgagtacagagatatcCAGTCCAGATTTATCGCTTACCTGAAGTTCGTAGGGCTACACTTGTGAGCTTTGCTGTAAattgcaggaactgtccccatgagccttttgtctgataggggaatggtggctttggtgattggtggtaccactatgcatttcttatccacacacaacacagtgtatctgaaaatgacagagaatggccatgcacttatgaaaactatgctagaaatacgccgttatgattgtatcagatgacatttccacacagaaattgtgaggcctccaatacagcagtactgacatcaatgacgaaaacatatatatctgtcatggagctatgctggttctgtggcgtcaaaaccaaaattgtgtgatttaaatgcatatatttttgttggtgattagtttaaatccaaCTGAAGCAATCTCGTATCAATATAAACCTTAGTTCATCCAccaaattcaatatttgaatgttagaagatttgttttcagaagatcagcaataatgttttttctttaattgtctccatgaaaaatgtaaatttcaagtttataggcgctgttttatctgagaatttccctgggtgtgaaccgcttactgtgtccaagttatccaagctggatctaagacattactacaatatgggcaatttgctctgccatttttatagataattgtgtattccaaaggtattcttttggtatattgaactcacaacaatatttgaactcctgacgtccagcaccgctgtcagattatctaatccaaccactatgccattgcatgctcttaactgaacgaaagataaatgaattCTCACAATtctgaacagtattttttttggtcacagatagcaaccttttaaccccacttaaacctgtcttccctatttggcaaacagagaattagaaaatttgttatctgatgatcctgtaaattttgtgtggatagactaaatactgttcgaatatagcaaatcaaaactaacattttgggtttattcagtgtagacccttaaatatcaattttgatttataagtatgtaggtttgttcaaaagctcagtacagtttactttacttgttaagttatccaatttctgtaaataaatattactaaacttgactataaaatactgtaggggggcttgtcgtaaagttaagaaaaaatccaaataatgcaacagtcaattgcagcatgggcccccaaggtcctgctaatagtggggactttgactttcagtacagccaatcccaggtaaaattcccgctctgcacagacaaacagctggtaaaagccctgtcaaatgaattatggtcatttcgtaacctctcattgttggtcatttcgtaaccattgtgttagtcaattcgtaaccgttaagaaatcgaatgttcatatcttaaccgttgactcctataattatgaggaattaatttaataccatttgaatttacaaaataagtttactgtaagtataaaacataaaaataacaacataaacaaagttaaatctagtagttgtattccttctttattcctaatagtgtagtgcgatttaccaataa from Mya arenaria isolate MELC-2E11 chromosome 3, ASM2691426v1 harbors:
- the LOC128227388 gene encoding uncharacterized protein LOC128227388, yielding MMSTSQDTFPHGAAHLYILLMDCLEWDSFNWTKCFNRHFTECQPVIAVLCIAEEDSPANITVCSITGDKQKHRGAIHSDGKDNKSIFHHFGVAQIKRRILRKVIVGHTQEDIDHRCPGI